From Methylobacterium radiodurans, a single genomic window includes:
- a CDS encoding 5-formyltetrahydrofolate cyclo-ligase: MAPHPAPQNPKAELRRAALARRDALSADHRETASRRVAEAVLAMPALAQARLVGAFWPIRSEIDPRPIAEGLFARGQRVVLPQVTPEGLVFREWCVGEALVKGGFGLSEPRADLPPLDPDALVVPLAAFDRQGQRIGYGRGYYDGAITRLSALHPVLTVGIAFACQEVDHVPAEPHDRPLDHVVTEDGPVPLARERA; encoded by the coding sequence GTGGCTCCGCACCCCGCTCCCCAAAATCCGAAAGCCGAGCTGCGCCGCGCCGCGCTCGCCCGTCGCGACGCCCTCTCGGCGGATCATCGCGAGACGGCGTCCCGTCGCGTCGCCGAGGCTGTCCTGGCGATGCCGGCTCTGGCCCAGGCCCGCCTCGTCGGTGCCTTCTGGCCGATCCGCAGCGAGATCGACCCGCGCCCGATCGCCGAGGGCCTGTTCGCCCGCGGGCAGCGCGTGGTGCTGCCGCAGGTCACGCCCGAGGGCCTCGTCTTCCGCGAGTGGTGCGTCGGCGAGGCGCTGGTGAAGGGCGGCTTCGGCCTCTCGGAGCCCCGCGCCGACCTGCCGCCGCTCGACCCCGACGCCCTCGTGGTGCCGCTCGCCGCCTTCGACCGGCAGGGCCAGCGCATCGGCTACGGCCGCGGCTACTACGATGGTGCTATCACCCGGCTCTCCGCCCTGCATCCGGTTCTCACCGTCGGCATCGCCTTCGCCTGCCAGGAGGTGGACCACGTGCCGGCCGAGCCGCACGATCGGCCCCTCGACCACGTCGTCACCGAGGACGGGCCGGTTCCGCTGGCGCGCGAACGGGCCTAA
- a CDS encoding ComF family protein, producing the protein MQPTTALRGLARAVLALVFPPSCAGCGGATMDPGALCSDCWSSLRLIEAPLCPRYGTPLALDPGIGPLFSPRAIADPPVFNRARAVALYDDTARQLVHRLKYEDRLDLAVAMARMMAASGRELLAEADCVVPVPLHRWRLWRRRFNQAALLARPVARGAGLPFEPRLLARVRATRPQVGLSRAGRAENLQGAFRVPPERRATLQGRRVLLVDDVTTTGATANAAARALIRGGAAAVDLLTFALVAEPLG; encoded by the coding sequence ATGCAGCCCACCACCGCCCTCCGCGGCCTCGCCCGCGCCGTCCTGGCGCTCGTCTTTCCGCCGAGCTGCGCCGGCTGCGGCGGCGCGACGATGGACCCGGGCGCGCTCTGCTCGGATTGCTGGTCGTCGCTGCGGCTGATCGAGGCGCCGCTCTGTCCGCGCTACGGCACGCCGCTCGCCCTCGACCCCGGTATCGGCCCCCTCTTCTCGCCGCGCGCCATCGCGGACCCGCCGGTCTTCAACCGCGCCCGGGCGGTCGCGCTCTACGACGACACCGCGCGCCAACTCGTCCACCGGCTGAAATACGAGGACCGGCTCGATCTGGCGGTCGCGATGGCCCGCATGATGGCGGCGAGCGGGCGCGAGCTGCTGGCCGAGGCCGATTGCGTGGTGCCGGTGCCGCTGCACCGCTGGCGCCTGTGGCGCCGCCGCTTCAACCAGGCCGCGCTTCTGGCGCGGCCCGTCGCGCGGGGCGCCGGACTGCCCTTCGAGCCGCGGCTGCTCGCCCGGGTCCGGGCGACCCGCCCGCAGGTCGGCCTGAGTCGGGCGGGTCGCGCCGAGAATCTCCAGGGTGCCTTCCGGGTGCCGCCGGAGCGCCGGGCGACGCTGCAGGGCCGGCGGGTGCTCCTCGTGGACGACGTCACCACCACGGGCGCCACCGCCAACGCCGCCGCCCGGGCGCTGATCCGCGGCGGGGCGGCGGCTGTCGATCTCCTCACCTTCGCGCTGGTAGCCGAACCGCTGGGTTAG
- a CDS encoding response regulator, which yields MPASIFRLRRPRWRGAGPFAALLGSPAAFALLFVAFVAGGWNYVAGEANRAEAAGGTGTIAKLERLLSAVKDLEASQRGYVLVGSDEHMGPYNRALSEIETGLAGLGRTAQDPLRAGAPSLAELIARKRDFAARVIAVRRGQGFEPATELVRTGDGITLMEAIRAEVTGIETATERRLAELRAEESRRSLLLSLLSGICALAAIALLARLALVRRRESLRMSALLDGVLANAPVGLGFLDRDLKIRHMNRALAQMSERGFGADLGAPIWAMLPTLQEELAPKLAAALDEGLVTPDVPVAVPTPSAPGGVRRFSMSFYPLRGSGGEGSQVEGVGLVVVDETVRHLAEARLRRSEERFRSLIEASAAIVWTAAPGGGLHPRQTEWTRFTGQDDAAYAGLGFLDVVHPEDREHTRTAWNRAVTTLAPYEVEHRIRRRDGAYRAMSVRAMPILEADGSIREWVGTHTDVTEAKAAEAAILAAREAAEEANRAKSQFLANMSHELRTPLSAVIGYSEMLQEELEDLGEPDLIADMRKIEANARHLLGLINDVLDISKIEADRVEIYAETFSVPQVVEEVASTVEGLIAKKGNTLALDLAPDLGSAHTDVTKLRQCLINLLSNAAKFTENGRITLRATREVESLRFAITDTGIGMDAEQVGRLFQRFTQADASTTRRFGGTGLGLSITKAFAEMLGGAIAVASEPGRGTTFTLTLPHSFHAPDEPAAADPPPDAGDGRTILVIDDDAATRDLLARFLEREGFRVATAEDGRQGLDRAQALRPRAILLDVTMPRLDGWAVLRALRADPELGATPIVMVTVLDEQNLAFSLGATDYLQKPIEWASLKAVTDRFRPASAEGPILVVDDDADARVRVVGALEREGLPVREAEHGGQALEEAARERPGLVLLDLMMPEMDGFAFLRAFRARPDWAEVPVVVLTAKDITGEDRRRLAGQADRVISKGSLSLADLARAVRDLVAEPADAA from the coding sequence ATGCCCGCTTCGATCTTCAGGCTGCGCCGCCCGCGCTGGCGCGGCGCCGGCCCCTTCGCCGCCCTGCTCGGCTCGCCCGCGGCCTTCGCGCTGCTGTTCGTGGCCTTCGTCGCCGGCGGCTGGAACTACGTCGCGGGCGAGGCGAACCGGGCCGAGGCCGCGGGCGGCACCGGCACGATCGCCAAGCTGGAACGTCTGCTCTCCGCGGTGAAGGATCTTGAGGCGAGCCAGCGCGGCTACGTCCTCGTCGGCAGCGACGAGCATATGGGCCCCTACAACCGGGCGCTCTCCGAGATCGAGACGGGACTGGCCGGGCTCGGCCGCACGGCGCAGGATCCTTTGCGAGCCGGCGCCCCCTCGCTCGCGGAGCTGATCGCGCGCAAGCGCGACTTCGCCGCCCGGGTGATCGCGGTGCGTCGCGGGCAGGGCTTCGAGCCTGCCACCGAGCTGGTGCGCACCGGCGACGGCATCACCCTGATGGAGGCGATCCGGGCCGAGGTGACCGGGATCGAGACCGCGACCGAGCGCCGGCTCGCGGAACTGCGGGCCGAGGAATCCCGCCGCTCGCTCCTGCTCTCGCTGCTCTCCGGAATCTGCGCGCTGGCGGCCATCGCGCTGCTCGCCCGCCTCGCCCTGGTGAGGCGCCGCGAGTCGCTGCGCATGTCGGCGCTGCTCGACGGCGTTCTGGCCAACGCGCCCGTCGGGCTCGGCTTCCTCGACCGCGACCTGAAGATCCGCCACATGAACCGGGCGCTGGCGCAGATGAGCGAGCGCGGCTTCGGCGCCGATCTCGGCGCGCCGATCTGGGCGATGCTGCCGACCCTGCAGGAGGAACTCGCTCCGAAGCTCGCCGCCGCGCTCGACGAGGGCCTCGTCACGCCCGACGTGCCGGTCGCCGTGCCGACGCCGAGCGCGCCGGGCGGCGTGCGCCGTTTCTCGATGAGCTTCTATCCCCTGCGCGGCAGCGGCGGCGAGGGCTCCCAGGTCGAGGGCGTCGGCCTCGTGGTGGTAGATGAGACGGTGCGCCACCTCGCCGAGGCGCGCCTGCGCCGGAGCGAGGAGCGCTTCCGCTCGCTGATCGAGGCGAGCGCCGCCATCGTCTGGACGGCGGCGCCCGGCGGCGGCCTGCACCCGCGCCAGACCGAGTGGACCCGTTTCACCGGCCAGGACGACGCAGCCTATGCGGGCCTCGGCTTCCTCGACGTGGTCCATCCGGAGGACCGCGAGCACACCCGCACGGCCTGGAACCGCGCCGTCACGACGCTCGCGCCCTACGAGGTGGAGCACCGCATCCGCCGACGCGACGGCGCCTACCGGGCGATGAGCGTGCGGGCGATGCCGATCCTGGAGGCGGACGGCTCGATCCGCGAATGGGTCGGCACCCACACGGACGTCACCGAGGCCAAGGCCGCCGAGGCCGCGATCCTCGCCGCCCGCGAGGCCGCCGAGGAGGCCAACCGCGCCAAGAGCCAGTTCCTGGCCAACATGAGCCACGAGCTGCGCACGCCGCTCTCGGCGGTCATCGGCTATTCCGAGATGCTGCAGGAGGAACTGGAGGATCTCGGCGAGCCGGACCTGATCGCCGACATGCGCAAGATCGAGGCGAACGCCCGCCACCTGCTCGGCCTGATCAACGACGTGCTCGACATCTCGAAGATCGAGGCCGACCGGGTCGAGATCTACGCAGAGACTTTCTCGGTCCCCCAGGTGGTCGAGGAGGTCGCCTCGACCGTCGAGGGCCTGATCGCGAAGAAGGGCAACACCCTCGCTCTCGACCTCGCCCCGGACCTCGGCAGCGCCCACACGGACGTGACGAAGCTCCGGCAATGCCTGATCAATCTGCTCAGCAACGCCGCGAAGTTTACCGAGAACGGCCGGATCACGCTGCGGGCGACCCGCGAGGTCGAGAGCCTGCGCTTCGCGATCACCGATACTGGCATCGGCATGGACGCGGAGCAGGTCGGGCGCCTGTTCCAGCGCTTCACCCAGGCCGATGCCTCGACCACGCGACGCTTCGGCGGGACCGGTCTCGGCCTGTCGATCACAAAGGCCTTCGCGGAGATGCTGGGCGGCGCGATCGCGGTGGCAAGCGAGCCGGGGCGGGGGACGACCTTCACGCTCACCCTGCCCCACAGCTTCCACGCTCCGGACGAGCCCGCGGCCGCGGATCCGCCCCCCGATGCCGGCGACGGCCGCACGATCCTGGTGATCGACGACGACGCGGCGACGCGGGACCTCCTCGCACGCTTCCTCGAGCGCGAGGGATTCCGGGTGGCGACCGCCGAGGACGGGCGGCAGGGCCTCGACCGAGCCCAGGCGTTACGTCCCCGCGCGATCCTGCTCGACGTGACCATGCCGCGCCTCGACGGCTGGGCCGTGCTGCGGGCGCTGCGGGCCGACCCGGAACTCGGGGCGACGCCGATCGTGATGGTGACGGTGCTCGACGAGCAGAACCTCGCCTTCTCTCTCGGGGCGACCGACTACCTGCAGAAGCCGATCGAGTGGGCGAGCCTGAAGGCGGTGACCGACCGCTTCCGCCCGGCGAGCGCCGAGGGGCCGATCCTCGTGGTGGACGACGACGCGGATGCCCGCGTGCGGGTCGTGGGCGCGCTGGAGCGCGAGGGCCTTCCGGTGCGCGAGGCCGAACATGGCGGACAGGCGCTGGAGGAGGCCGCGCGCGAGCGGCCGGGCCTCGTCCTGCTCGACCTGATGATGCCGGAGATGGACGGCTTCGCCTTCCTGCGCGCCTTCCGGGCCCGGCCTGACTGGGCGGAGGTGCCGGTCGTGGTGCTGACCGCGAAGGACATCACGGGAGAGGACCGGCGCCGGCTCGCCGGCCAGGCCGACCGGGTGATCAGCAAGGGCAGCCTCAGCCTCGCGGACCTCGCCCGCGCGGTGCGCGATCTCGTGGCTGAGCCGGCCGACGCGGCCTGA
- a CDS encoding MotA/TolQ/ExbB proton channel family protein: MAALPTATRPPAEPRPAGPVITKPGIYLVRMLVFLVLIGFLAFVLFRQITPAFLANPGLNGLILGVLLIAVLLAFGQVLRLFREATYVNAVAGGGQARAPHLLKPLEPAVAARAEGATLPGTRAFLDTVAARLDEGRDILRYIAGLLILLGLLGTFWGLIDTLSAVGSVIRSMRGGGDAAVMFDELKNGLAVPLSGIGLAFSASLFGLAGSLVIGFLDLQAGQAHARFHNELEDWLTSGTETAAPLAAAPGTGARELQEAVDRLTGVIQEGANGRAAAQAMANLAEGIQGLVQHMRSEQQMIRDWVEAQASRERELKQVLDRLGRERV, encoded by the coding sequence ATGGCCGCCCTCCCCACCGCCACGAGGCCCCCGGCCGAGCCAAGACCGGCCGGACCGGTGATCACGAAGCCCGGCATCTACCTCGTGCGGATGCTGGTCTTCCTCGTCCTCATCGGCTTCCTGGCCTTCGTGCTGTTCCGGCAGATCACGCCGGCCTTCCTGGCCAATCCCGGCCTCAACGGGCTGATCCTCGGCGTGCTGCTGATCGCGGTGCTCCTGGCCTTCGGGCAGGTGCTGCGCCTGTTCCGCGAGGCCACCTACGTCAACGCGGTCGCGGGCGGCGGGCAGGCGCGGGCGCCGCACCTGCTGAAGCCCCTGGAGCCGGCCGTCGCCGCGCGGGCCGAGGGCGCGACGCTGCCCGGCACCCGGGCCTTCCTCGACACGGTGGCGGCCCGGCTCGACGAGGGCCGCGACATCCTGCGCTACATCGCGGGCCTGCTCATCCTGCTGGGCCTGCTCGGCACGTTCTGGGGCCTCATCGACACGCTCTCGGCGGTGGGCTCCGTGATCCGCTCGATGCGCGGCGGGGGCGACGCCGCCGTGATGTTCGACGAGCTGAAGAACGGGCTTGCGGTGCCGCTGTCGGGCATCGGCCTCGCCTTCTCGGCCTCGCTCTTCGGCCTCGCGGGCTCGCTCGTCATCGGCTTCCTCGATCTCCAGGCGGGGCAGGCGCATGCACGCTTCCACAACGAGCTGGAGGATTGGCTGACCTCCGGGACCGAGACGGCCGCCCCGCTGGCCGCCGCGCCGGGCACGGGCGCGCGGGAGCTTCAGGAGGCGGTCGATCGGCTGACCGGGGTGATCCAGGAGGGCGCCAACGGCCGCGCGGCGGCGCAGGCCATGGCCAACCTCGCCGAGGGCATCCAGGGCCTCGTGCAGCACATGCGCTCCGAGCAGCAGATGATCCGCGACTGGGTCGAGGCGCAGGCGAGCCGCGAGCGCGAGCTGAAGCAGGTGCTCGACCGGCTCGGGCGCGAGCGGGTCTAG
- a CDS encoding TIGR00282 family metallophosphoesterase: MRLLFLGDVVGRPGRSVVAEHLPRLRERWRLDCVVINGENAAHGFGITETVCDELLQAGADAVTLGNHSFDQREALVFINRQERLVRPANYPPGTPGRGACIVETRTGARVLVVNVMGRVFMDAMDDPFAAVERELSACPLGEAADAVIVDVHAEATSEKQAFGHFLDGRASLVVGTHTHAPTADHRVLPGGTAYMSDAGMCGDYDSVLGMQKDEPIRRFLQKTPGSRWEVAGGEGTLCGIAVETDAKGLARGAWAVRIGPHLEETWPKAWD, encoded by the coding sequence ATGCGCCTGCTCTTCCTCGGCGACGTCGTCGGGCGTCCCGGCCGCTCCGTCGTCGCCGAGCACCTGCCCCGGTTGCGCGAGCGCTGGCGGCTCGATTGCGTGGTGATCAACGGCGAGAACGCCGCGCACGGCTTCGGCATCACCGAGACGGTCTGCGACGAACTGCTCCAGGCGGGAGCCGACGCGGTAACGCTCGGCAACCACAGCTTCGACCAGCGCGAGGCCCTGGTCTTCATCAACCGCCAGGAGCGGCTGGTGCGCCCGGCCAACTACCCGCCTGGCACGCCCGGGCGCGGCGCCTGCATCGTGGAGACCCGCACGGGCGCGCGCGTCCTCGTGGTCAACGTGATGGGCCGCGTCTTCATGGACGCGATGGACGACCCCTTCGCGGCGGTCGAGCGCGAGCTCTCGGCCTGCCCCCTCGGTGAGGCGGCCGACGCCGTGATCGTGGACGTCCACGCCGAGGCGACGAGCGAGAAGCAGGCCTTCGGGCACTTCCTCGACGGGCGGGCCAGCCTCGTCGTCGGCACCCACACCCACGCGCCGACCGCCGACCACCGGGTGCTGCCCGGCGGCACCGCCTACATGTCTGATGCGGGCATGTGCGGCGACTACGATTCCGTGCTCGGCATGCAGAAGGACGAGCCGATCCGCCGCTTCCTGCAGAAGACGCCGGGCTCCCGCTGGGAGGTCGCGGGTGGGGAGGGCACGCTCTGCGGCATCGCGGTCGAGACCGACGCGAAGGGGCTCGCCCGCGGCGCCTGGGCCGTGCGGATCGGGCCGCACCTGGAGGAGACCTGGCCGAAAGCGTGGGATTAG
- the zapE gene encoding cell division protein ZapE, translating into MTSSSSPQHRPGSGAAPSGPVQQRYDALVRSGAIERDAAQVQVVRALDELLQALARRQRARKGSALGWLFGRKEPAAPPRGLYVWGSVGRGKTMLMDLFHEAAPGPKRRVHFHGFLADAHERIHAYRQALKRGEVKGDDPIGPVADALAGEASLLCFDEFTVTDIADAMILGRLFKALFARGVTVVATSNVEPDRLYEGGLNRALFLPFIAELTERVAVMRLDARTDFRLEKLGGAPVYHVPADEAAAAALDAAFRSLTGKAKGQPGSVRVQGRDVPVPEEAAGVARFGFRDLCAQPLGASDYMALARRFHTLIVSDIPVMGEDQRNEVKRFITLIDTLYDAQVKLVASAEAEAQNLYTAREGREAFEFDRTVSRLIEMRSSEYLALPHGKAEPSGSSTGLVET; encoded by the coding sequence GTGACATCGAGTTCGAGCCCGCAGCACCGCCCCGGGAGCGGCGCCGCCCCATCGGGGCCCGTGCAGCAGCGCTACGACGCCCTCGTCCGCTCGGGCGCGATCGAGCGCGACGCGGCCCAGGTCCAGGTGGTGCGCGCCCTCGACGAGCTTCTGCAGGCGCTCGCACGCCGGCAGCGCGCCCGCAAGGGCAGCGCTCTGGGCTGGCTCTTCGGCCGCAAGGAGCCCGCCGCGCCACCGCGCGGCCTCTACGTCTGGGGTTCGGTCGGGCGCGGCAAGACCATGCTGATGGACCTGTTCCACGAGGCAGCGCCCGGACCGAAGCGACGGGTGCATTTCCACGGCTTCCTGGCGGACGCGCACGAGCGCATCCACGCCTACCGGCAGGCGCTGAAGCGCGGCGAGGTGAAGGGCGACGACCCGATCGGCCCGGTCGCCGACGCGCTCGCGGGCGAGGCCAGCCTGCTCTGCTTCGACGAGTTCACGGTCACCGACATCGCCGACGCGATGATCCTGGGGCGCCTGTTCAAGGCCCTGTTCGCCCGCGGCGTGACCGTGGTGGCGACCTCGAACGTCGAGCCCGACCGGCTCTACGAGGGCGGCCTGAACCGGGCCCTCTTCCTGCCCTTCATCGCCGAGCTGACAGAGCGAGTCGCGGTGATGCGCCTCGATGCCCGCACCGATTTCCGCCTGGAGAAACTCGGCGGCGCTCCGGTCTACCATGTGCCGGCGGACGAGGCGGCCGCTGCCGCGCTCGACGCCGCATTCCGGAGTCTGACCGGCAAGGCGAAGGGGCAGCCGGGCAGCGTGCGGGTGCAGGGGCGCGACGTCCCGGTGCCGGAGGAGGCCGCGGGCGTCGCCCGGTTCGGCTTCCGCGATCTCTGCGCCCAGCCGCTCGGCGCCTCGGACTACATGGCGCTGGCCCGCCGCTTCCACACGCTGATCGTCTCGGACATCCCGGTGATGGGCGAGGACCAGCGCAATGAGGTCAAGCGCTTCATCACGCTCATCGACACGCTCTACGACGCGCAGGTGAAGCTCGTGGCTTCCGCCGAGGCCGAGGCGCAGAACCTCTACACCGCGCGCGAGGGCCGCGAGGCCTTCGAGTTCGACCGCACGGTCTCGCGCCTCATCGAGATGCGTTCCTCGGAATACCTCGCGCTGCCGCACGGCAAGGCCGAGCCCTCCGGATCGAGCACGGGCCTGGTGGAGACCTGA
- a CDS encoding Maf-like protein, whose translation MSQQTSAEHAPADQAPRSAESATEVAALPGARLILASASPRRLALLQQIGIEPDALLPADVDETPRKAEAPRDLAKRLAREKLAEAEAAMRRAGSDAPTWLISADTVVAVGRRVLPKAELPDEAADCLRLLSGRQHRVYTAVCLLTPRGGRRERLVESRVRFKRLSGREIEGYLGSGEWRGKAGGYAIQGLASAFVVKLVGSYSAVVGLPLYETASLLEGEGFPVRARWGAMA comes from the coding sequence ATGAGCCAGCAGACGAGCGCGGAGCACGCCCCCGCGGACCAAGCCCCCCGATCCGCCGAGAGCGCGACGGAGGTCGCGGCGTTGCCCGGCGCGCGCCTGATCCTTGCATCGGCCTCGCCGCGCCGTCTCGCCCTGCTGCAGCAGATCGGCATCGAGCCGGATGCCCTCCTGCCCGCCGACGTCGACGAGACGCCGCGGAAGGCAGAGGCGCCCCGCGACCTCGCCAAGCGCCTGGCCCGCGAGAAGCTCGCCGAGGCGGAGGCCGCGATGCGCCGGGCCGGCAGCGACGCACCCACTTGGCTGATCTCCGCCGATACGGTTGTGGCGGTAGGCCGGCGCGTATTGCCGAAGGCCGAGCTGCCCGACGAGGCGGCCGACTGCCTGCGCCTGCTCTCGGGGCGGCAGCACCGGGTCTACACGGCAGTGTGCCTGCTCACCCCGCGCGGCGGGCGGCGCGAGCGGTTGGTCGAGAGCCGGGTACGCTTCAAGCGCCTCTCGGGCCGGGAGATCGAAGGGTATCTCGGTTCTGGCGAGTGGCGGGGGAAGGCCGGCGGCTACGCCATCCAGGGATTGGCCAGCGCCTTCGTGGTGAAACTCGTCGGCTCCTACAGCGCGGTCGTCGGGCTGCCGCTCTACGAGACGGCGAGCCTGCTGGAGGGCGAGGGCTTTCCGGTCCGGGCGCGCTGGGGGGCGATGGCATGA
- a CDS encoding DUF1236 domain-containing protein, with translation MGVSRVTNVNFSLNVGTAIPRSVTLHRLPPAIVTLVPAYEGYSFILVRDDIVIIDPDTYEIVDVIPA, from the coding sequence GTGGGTGTGAGCCGCGTCACCAACGTCAACTTCAGTCTGAACGTCGGCACGGCCATCCCGCGCTCGGTCACGCTGCACCGGCTTCCTCCCGCCATTGTGACCTTGGTGCCGGCCTATGAAGGCTACAGCTTCATTCTCGTACGAGACGACATCGTCATCATCGACCCCGACACCTACGAGATCGTGGATGTCATCCCTGCATAG
- a CDS encoding GNAT family N-acetyltransferase, translating into MALPEHAAPGHTIRRLWPGDRPAVLDYFLRLDPETRANRFMGTVGEAGVRAYAERAVTAEGLVIGAFVDGVLRGLGELRPAGPPRGGFMLGAEAEAAFAVERAYRRRGIGTALFGRIARAARNRGVGTLHVRCLDRNKPMLRLAAKLGADLHRGPSETRGDLRLVQATPFSLWYEGIAEAYDFTLSVIQPALSEEDAA; encoded by the coding sequence ATGGCACTGCCAGAACACGCGGCGCCCGGACACACGATCCGGCGCCTCTGGCCGGGCGACCGCCCGGCCGTCCTCGATTACTTCCTGCGGCTGGATCCCGAGACCCGGGCCAACCGCTTCATGGGCACCGTCGGCGAGGCCGGCGTGCGCGCCTACGCGGAGCGCGCCGTGACCGCCGAGGGCCTGGTCATCGGCGCCTTCGTGGACGGGGTGCTGCGCGGCCTCGGCGAATTGCGCCCGGCCGGGCCGCCGCGCGGCGGATTCATGCTCGGCGCCGAGGCCGAGGCCGCCTTCGCGGTCGAGCGCGCCTACCGGCGCCGGGGCATCGGCACGGCCCTCTTCGGCCGCATCGCCCGCGCGGCGCGCAACCGCGGCGTCGGCACCCTGCACGTGCGCTGCCTCGACCGGAACAAGCCGATGCTGCGGCTCGCGGCCAAGCTCGGCGCCGACCTGCACCGGGGCCCGTCCGAGACCCGGGGCGACCTGCGTCTCGTCCAGGCGACACCCTTCTCGCTCTGGTACGAGGGCATTGCGGAAGCCTACGACTTCACGCTCTCGGTGATCCAGCCGGCCCTGAGCGAGGAGGATGCGGCCTGA
- a CDS encoding DUF2059 domain-containing protein, producing MPDPATLKAAREVVTQMQGDRTTTLNSMSGPMVAMMQQMGIKEQDRAQVLVQEVVLPMLTARYDDLLDIQARSFAGVLSKEDLQAIGAFYGTPAGKRLAAAQPQLAQAQLTGMTQWMGQMMPEMQTKLTQAIKAHGWGPGGKAK from the coding sequence ATGCCCGATCCCGCAACCCTGAAGGCTGCCCGCGAGGTCGTCACGCAGATGCAGGGAGACCGGACAACGACCCTCAACTCCATGTCGGGACCGATGGTCGCCATGATGCAGCAGATGGGGATCAAGGAGCAGGATCGCGCTCAGGTGCTCGTTCAGGAGGTCGTCCTTCCGATGCTGACAGCGCGCTACGACGATCTCCTCGACATCCAGGCGCGCAGCTTCGCAGGCGTGCTCTCGAAGGAGGATCTGCAGGCGATCGGCGCCTTCTACGGCACTCCGGCCGGCAAGCGGCTCGCCGCCGCTCAGCCCCAGCTTGCCCAAGCGCAGCTCACCGGAATGACGCAGTGGATGGGCCAGATGATGCCCGAGATGCAAACGAAGCTCACGCAGGCCATCAAGGCGCACGGCTGGGGGCCTGGGGGCAAAGCCAAGTGA
- a CDS encoding peptidoglycan -binding protein, producing the protein MASRSARRERGLNVWPGYVDALATLLLSVVFLLTVFVVGQFFVSQELSGRDTMLARLNRQIADLTDLLALERSNRRGDAATLDSLRSSLAAAESARDQARADAQASGAQGGQAGELDRQLQAERGATRRALSQIDLLNEQLAAMRRQLAALEDALAASEQRDRESQARIADLGSRLNVALAQKVQELARYRSDFFGRLRQILGSRPDIRVVGDRFVLQSEVLFPAGSAALKPEAGPELDRIAAAVSDLARQIPSDLAWVLRVDGHTDARPIASAQFPSNWALSAARAIAVVQYLAGKGIPPQHLLAGAFGEFQPLDAGTSDEAYARNRRIEMKLTER; encoded by the coding sequence GTGGCCTCCCGCTCCGCCCGCCGCGAGCGCGGCCTCAACGTCTGGCCGGGCTACGTCGATGCGCTGGCCACCCTTCTGCTCTCGGTGGTCTTCCTGCTGACCGTCTTCGTGGTCGGGCAGTTCTTCGTCTCGCAGGAGCTGTCGGGCCGCGACACCATGCTGGCGCGCCTCAACCGCCAGATCGCCGACCTCACCGACCTCCTGGCGCTGGAGCGCTCGAACCGCCGCGGCGACGCGGCGACGCTGGACTCGCTGCGCTCCTCGCTCGCGGCCGCCGAGAGCGCGCGCGACCAGGCCCGCGCGGACGCGCAGGCGAGCGGCGCGCAGGGGGGACAGGCGGGCGAGCTCGACCGGCAGCTCCAGGCCGAGCGCGGCGCGACGCGGCGGGCACTCAGCCAGATCGACCTCCTCAACGAGCAGCTCGCCGCCATGCGCCGCCAGCTCGCGGCGCTGGAGGACGCGCTCGCGGCCTCGGAGCAGCGCGACCGCGAATCCCAGGCCCGCATCGCCGATCTCGGCAGCCGCCTGAACGTGGCGCTCGCCCAGAAGGTGCAGGAACTCGCCCGCTACCGGTCCGACTTCTTCGGGCGCCTGCGCCAGATCCTCGGCTCGCGGCCGGACATTCGCGTCGTCGGCGACCGCTTCGTGCTGCAATCCGAGGTGCTGTTCCCGGCGGGCTCGGCGGCGCTGAAGCCCGAGGCCGGGCCGGAACTCGACCGCATCGCCGCGGCGGTCTCCGACCTCGCCCGCCAGATCCCGTCCGATCTCGCCTGGGTGCTGCGCGTCGACGGTCACACCGACGCGCGCCCGATCGCGAGCGCGCAATTCCCCTCGAACTGGGCGCTCTCGGCGGCGCGCGCGATCGCGGTGGTGCAGTACCTCGCGGGCAAGGGCATCCCGCCCCAGCACCTGCTGGCCGGCGCCTTCGGCGAGTTCCAGCCCCTCGACGCGGGCACGAGCGACGAGGCCTATGCCCGCAACCGGCGCATCGAGATGAAGCTCACCGAGCGCTGA
- a CDS encoding DNA gyrase inhibitor YacG, with amino-acid sequence MSTREAPAPCPICGKPAAPAFRPFCSQRCADVDLGRWLSDRYVIPGEDQDDTGPPPHDDQTEKT; translated from the coding sequence ATGAGCACGCGCGAGGCGCCAGCCCCCTGCCCGATCTGCGGGAAGCCCGCCGCTCCGGCCTTCCGGCCCTTCTGCTCGCAGCGCTGCGCCGACGTCGATCTCGGTCGCTGGCTCAGCGACCGCTACGTGATCCCCGGCGAGGACCAGGACGACACCGGCCCACCCCCGCACGACGACCAGACCGAGAAAACGTGA